A DNA window from Drosophila virilis strain 15010-1051.87 chromosome 4, Dvir_AGI_RSII-ME, whole genome shotgun sequence contains the following coding sequences:
- the phr6-4 gene encoding cryptochrome-2, whose product MSAKRRTLVHWFRKGLRVHDNPALSQIFNDARASPEKFYVRPIFILDPGILDWMQVGANRWRFLQQSLVDLDKKLKELNSRLYIVRGKPVDVFPELFERWNVQLLTFESDIEPYALQRDTTVQKIASEHGVKVDTHCSHTIYNPELVIAKNLGKAPVTYQKFLGIVDKLKLPKVLAVPEGLPDGIKPIADEFEAVDSCVYDCPTLDQLVKRPQELGVNKFPGGETEALRRMEASLIDENWVAAFEKPNTAPNSLEPSTTVLSPYLKFGCLSARLLHERLKEILVRKPKHSKPPVSLVGQLLWREFYYTVAAADPNFDRMLGNAYCLQIPWQKQPDHLEAWTHGRTGYPFIDAIMRQLRQEGWIHHLARHAVACFLTRGDLWISWEDGQRVFEQLLLDQDWALNAGNWMWLSASAFFHQYFRVYSPVAFGKKTDPTGAYIRKYVPELAKYPAGCIYEPWKATLSAQREYGCVLGVDYPHRIVNHDIVHKENIKRMSAAYKVNREVRTGKQEDQNDYEPSPSQSTGKRKASSEAKKTVAKRRR is encoded by the exons ATGTCTGCAAAACGTCGTACACTTGTCCACTGGTTCCGCAAGGGACTTCGTGTTCACGACAACCCCGCGCTgtcacaaatatttaatgatgCTCGCGCGTCGCCGGAAAAGTTCTATGTTCGACCTATATTTATATTAGATCCTGGTATCTTGGATTGGATGCAAGTGGGCGCCAATCGTTGGCGTTTTCTTCAACAATCTCTCGTCGACTTGGACAAAAAGCTCAAGGAACTTAATTCGCGCCTGTATATTGTTCGCGGCAAGCCCGTTGATGTTTTTCCTGAGCTGTTCGAGCGTTGGAACGTTCAGCTATTGACATTTGAATCGGATATTGAACCGTACGCCCTGCAGCGTGATACGACGGTACAAAAGATAGCATCGGAACATGGAGTCAAAGTGGATACCCACTGCTCGCACACGATTTATAATCCAGAGCTGGTTATAGCCAAAAATCTTGGTAAAGCGCCTGTTACCTACCAGAAGTTCTTGGGTATTGTCGATAAGCTGAAGTTGCCCAAAGTGCTGGCTGTTCCAGAGGGCCTTCCGGATGGAATTAAGCCAATAGCAGATGAATTCGAAGCGGTCGATTCATGCGTCTATGACTGTCCAACGTTAGATCAGTTAGTCAAGCGGCCCCAGGAGCTCGGCGTGAACAAATTTCCAGGCG GTGAAACAGAGGCACTGCGTCGCATGGAAGCATCACTTATCGACGAGAATTGGGTGGCAGCTTTTGAGAAGCCGAACACGGCACCAAACTCGCTTGAACCAAGCACTACGGTGCTCAgtccatatttaaaattcggCTGCCTTAGCGCGCGGCTGCTGCATGAACGGCTTAAAGAGATTCTGGTGCGGAAGCCAAAGCATTCCAAACCGCCCGTTTCACTAGTCGGTCAGCTGCTGTGGCGCGAATTTTACTATACGGTAGCCGCAGCTGATCCCAATTTCGACCGTATGCTGGGCAATGCTTACTGCCTGCAAATACCCTGGCAAAAGCAACCTGATCATCTGGAGGCCTGGACGCACGGACGAACTGGGTATCCCTTTATCGATGCCATAATGCGCCAGCTCCGGCAAGAGGGCTGGATACATCACTTGGCGCGTCATGCGGTTGCTTGTTTTTTGACGCGCGGCGATTTGTGGATCAGCTGGGAGGATGGACAGCGGGTCTTTGAGCAGCTGCTTCTTGACCAGGACTGGGCATTAAATGCAGGAAACTGGATGTGGCTCTCAGCTTCCGCGTTCTTTCATCAATATTTTCGTGTTTACAGTCCAGTAGCATTTGGAAAGAAAACTGATCCCACTGGCGCCTACATAAGGAAATACGTCCCGGAACTGGCTAAATATCCAGCGGGATGTATCTATGAGCCATGGAAAGCAACACTTAGCGCTCAGCGTGAGTACGGATGTGTGCTTGGCGTTGATTATCCACATCGAATTGTCAATCACGATATTGTCCACAAGGAAAACATAAAACGCATGAGCGCCGCCTACAAGGTGAATCGTGAAGTGCGCACCGGCAAACAGGAGGATCAAAATGATTACGAGCCATCACCGTCGCAATCCACTGGAAAGCGCAAAGCAAGTTCGGAAGCAAAAAAAACGGTTGCTAAGCGCAGACGTTGA
- the LOC6627498 gene encoding sperm-associated antigen 7, whose translation MDLLDSILNSMDAPPTTNEQQKTLIKKQREMVERMQNKQKEELLRFRKYVEERMGRFAKDDRTYIEFQPLDKVHRSVIHEIAENGGFIAMSFGREDEDRHSVVYKKEHPPSEDEVTARRNGEGWSKDIAKEYSERRKERLAQEQSLIDKQSTSEAGSSAAHSSSADTSAEVKPTSNYKTKYAHLIGESAALQAARKTETNQSYGFVPSKNKKDMRSIEQTLADIQAKKRLKLQQQQQEQEQEQEHELTASQAENHDAEQR comes from the coding sequence ATGGATCTGCTTGACTCAATACTTAACTCAATGGATGCTCCGCCAACCACAAATGAACAGCAAAAGACGCTGATCAAAAAACAGCGGGAAATGGTGGAGCGGatgcaaaacaagcaaaaggaAGAGCTGTTGCGATTTCGAAAGTACGTCGAGGAAAGGATGGGACGATTTGCTAAGGATGATCGCACATACATTGAGTTCCAGCCGTTGGACAAGGTGCATCGCTCAGTTATACACGAAATAGCGGAGAATGGTGGTTTCATAGCAATGAGCTTTGGTCGCGAGGACGAGGACCGGCACTCGGTAGTCTACAAGAAGGAACACCCACCCAGCGAGGACGAGGTAACAGCCCGTCGTAACGGCGAAGGCTGGAGCAAGGACATAGCCAAAGAATACTCTGAGCGGCGGAAAGAGCGCCTGGCCCAGGAGCAAAGTCTGATCGACAAGCAATCCACGTCTGAAGCGGGCTCCAGCGCAgcccacagcagcagcgcggACACAAGCGCTGAAGTGAAACCAACCTccaattataaaacaaaatatgcccACCTTATCGGCGAATCGGCGGCTCTGCAAGCAGCCCgcaaaacagaaacaaatcAGAGCTACGGCTTTGTGCCCAGCAAGAACAAAAAGGACATGCGCTCCATTGAGCAGACGCTGGCCGACATACAGGCCAAGAAGCGTTTGaaattgcaacagcagcagcaggagcaggaacaGGAGCAGGAACACGAACTGACAGCGTCACAGGCTGAGAATCACGACGCAGAACAgcgataa
- the LOC6627497 gene encoding transmembrane protein 230: protein MNRSKFPNMLPTKSDSRRRLNATGASTGASSKAAEGASETDGFVNEQWLPPNVDESTPWKTIAIILTLFIGGTICICCAALDWIADVGQDRSDRIWAVTIIGALTIIPGGYYLYILLCILMHRNGYTMDDIRRLG from the exons ATGAATCGGAGCAAGTTTCCAAATATGTTGCCTACCAAATCGGACTCACGACGGCGCCTGAATGCCACTGGGGCGTCGACTGGTGCCAGCAGCAAGGCCGCTGAAGGTGCCTCCGAGACGGATGGCTTTGTAAACGAGCAATGGCTACCACCGAATGTGGATGAATCGACACCGTGGAAGACAATCGCCATCATACTCACATTGTTTATCGGGGGAAct ATATGCATTTGTTGTGCGGCATTAGATTGGATTGCGGACGTAGGTCAGGACCGATCAGATCGCATCTGGGCCGTTACAATAATTGGCGCGTTGACGATTATTCCCGGCGGGTACTATCTTTACATtcttttgtgtattttaatgCATCGCAATGGTTACACGATGGATGATATACGTCGATTGGGTTAA